Within Oreochromis niloticus isolate F11D_XX linkage group LG2, O_niloticus_UMD_NMBU, whole genome shotgun sequence, the genomic segment CAATTTGTATGTTCTCAGATGTCAGGGTGGTGCAGCCAGAAACATGACACTTTTATTATTGAAGTAAAACTGTAATATCAGTAAACAGGATATTTCATCGTACAGAAGAATCCATTGTGTTTTTATGGCTGGCTTGAAAGGTTTGCAACTGTCTCTTAAGTATGTTTAAAACTGTCAGATTTAACTCAAGGCCACGCTTTAAGCTACAACCCATGTaaaaatgttactgtgtcaTAAAAATCTTTAATCCAAATTCATTATACACATGTTTTTGCTACCAAACACAAGAGTTAATACAAGTGTTCAAGTAAAAAGCCATTTAAATTGATAGTATGTGCAAAACTCCAGTGGCGCAATCGGTAgaaatttcatttaattaaattaataaaactcTAAGATTAGTTATTTGATTTCTAAAATGcttattagttttatttaaaagatgTTAGTCTATAGAATACACTTCTATGTGTCATGAAAGTAATTATGAACTTGAACACAAAAATACACCTCATGTTAATGAACCAtacacaaatactgaaaaactGTTCCACCTATTTtcctccacttatccaattcagggttgcagAGGTGGGCTAGAGCCTATCACAGGTGCCACAGGGTGacaggcagggtacaccctggacaggtcgccagggCCAACACAAAGAGAGAGATAACCATTCACATTTATATTCTACCGGCAATTTAGAGTCACCAATTAACCTGATGCACctaattgcatgtctttggactgtgggaggaacaTGAAGAGAGGAGGAAAATTCCACACAGAAACACTCCAGAACAGTGCTAACCAGTATACCATTGTTTTgactcaaaaacacaaacactgtaaaataatttatcttacaatataatttagattttatttcaAATTGTGTTTTCTAATGattaataaaggaaaaaaagaagaagatggcACTGTGCCATCTCCTATCAaggagttaaaaaaagaaacggaATTAAATTATTTAGGTTATTTTGGGCTacatcatttaaaatattttatgcgAATAGGGCATAATATTGCaggtaaaatgttttttgttcattATTAAGGCTTTGTTGGGTGATTCCTCCagttgattttctttctttcctagTGCGCCTCCTGGTGACGGATGTCTTAAACAACTGAAATTCCACAAAGCCCAAACTTGTGAAGTTCAATTCGATATATATTATAAATCTTCATTACAGTTCATTCATTTTCATCCTGAGCATTTGCTTTTCTATCTGCTTCATTGAGAAATTCCTGGTCAGGGTAGATTAGGAAGCCCGTAAAGGTGCTGTCTGTCCAAAAAGGGTCAAAAAAGAGTCCGTTCTGTTCCGAGTAGAAGATCTGCAGCCAGACCTGGTCTGACTCCTTCAGGTGGAGAACAGTAGAACCAGACGCCACGTCATAATTCCCAGTGTTTGCATCAAATGTTTTGATCTTGTACTGCCCATTGTGAACTAACCCAATGGCGAGGTGCTTGTTGGCCAGTGTGATGTCATAGGTAAAGTAATAAACTCCAGGGATAGCACAGACAAACTTCCCACTGGAGGCATTGTAGTGATTCCCCTCATTCAGCAGGATCCGGGTGAAGCGGATGGGCGTGCGCTCTTTAGGATAGCTCTTTGTCACAGCCACCGAGAAAGCTGATCGTGCTTGCTTGCCACAGTTACAACCACCTGGAGCTCCTTCCTCGCCCATTTCACCCACGTCTCCTTTTTGTGCCCGGGTTCCAGATATTCCGGGTTTTCCACGTTGTCCTTTCAGTCCACGAGGTCCGGCCTTGCCAATAACACCCTCACGACCTTTCATACCCGGTTTACCTGGGTTCCCAGGTCTCCCTGGATCACCTGATAACACATAATCATAAGTATAATCTGGGCACCAGTATAGCTGACATGCTTGAGCAGCTTAGCTTTGTTCTATAAGGCTATTGAAGATGCCTGGGTTAAAGTCCGTTTATCATGGGTTTCACCAAGATCTGATAGCATTCCTGTCTTCTCTGCACTATTCTCTCTAAATAAAGGCTAAAAAGTCCAAAATCATGTTTTAAACAAATACTgtgctcaaaataaataaaggaacacATTTAAATCAGAGTATAGGAAATCAGTTAGACTTCTGtgatattgatctggtcagttaagtgGCAGAGGGGGTTGTGAATcactttcagctgctttggtgttcaTGAAAGACAGATTCCtaaacaggaatggttttacaggtgAAGGCCACTGACACTCTGAACTTTGTTGACTGTTTTTTTCACTACTTTTACATTTGTCTAAGGTCACTTGTAACAACTGGCAGGATGAGGTGATACCTGGATCCTAGAGTTTCCGCAGGTAGTTCAACTCTTGAATGGCACATCACTACGTGTCATTAACAGAAGGTTTACTGTCATAGAAGAGATTCCAGGGGACAGACAGTTACTCTAGGGGAGCTGGACAGGCCATAAAAGGGCCTTAGAGACTGGTGTCTGCTCATTTGTGCaaagaggaacaggatgagcagTGCAAGAGCCCCCCAGTATCATGGCAAAGCATGTGGACAGGGTGGACTAGCATGCCTATTACCCTCATTTTTCCCCCATATCtgattgtttttaaagtgtccTGTTAATCTGGTGAGTAGTTTAATTGTTTTGATGACTAAAAGCTCTTAAGAGCCTAAAACATTCCCCAAGAAACTGTCACTGATAAAAGAAAAGGGCATATTAATTGGCATGTTAGGGCTCGTctttagatgttttctgactcttcAAAACTTgtgataataaataataaaccaaCAGGGTCCTTTAAGCAGCTGAACAAGGTCTGAACATGAAGCTAATTACCAAAAATATCAAATGGCAATAAAACCTTTCCCTTTACACTTAAGAACGTGCAACTTCAGACATCTGTGCATAGATGTTGGAGGGGTGTGCTAAATAAAAATCAGATCAGTGACATATATGATGTGAAGATCATTCAAGTTCACAGTAACATACAACTAGAGATTAACTACTACCTTGATCTCCCTTCGCTCCCTTCTCTCCATCCTTCCCATCTTGGCCGTCCACCCCGGGGGGCCCATGGGGCCCATGGCCCCGGGTGATCCAG encodes:
- the c1qtnf2 gene encoding LOW QUALITY PROTEIN: complement C1q tumor necrosis factor-related protein 2 (The sequence of the model RefSeq protein was modified relative to this genomic sequence to represent the inferred CDS: inserted 1 base in 1 codon), translating into MGHNFSTVPIMLQMFVMIYVLSVVVSQSTNPPSKRGRNFTIHSSQLVCSLPGPAGPAGNPGAPGSPGAMGPMGXPGVDGQDGKDGEKGAKGDQGDPGRPGNPGKPGMKGREGVIGKAGPRGLKGQRGKPGISGTRAQKGDVGEMGEEGAPGGCNCGKQARSAFSVAVTKSYPKERTPIRFTRILLNEGNHYNASSGKFVCAIPGVYYFTYDITLANKHLAIGLVHNGQYKIKTFDANTGNYDVASGSTVLHLKESDQVWLQIFYSEQNGLFFDPFWTDSTFTGFLIYPDQEFLNEADRKANAQDENE